GCAAACGTATTAGAAAAAAATTCGCCACTAAAGGTGAAGCCCTAGCTTTCGAACAGTACACAATACAAAACCCGTGGCAGGAAGAGAAAGAAGACAGGCGCACTTTAAAAGAACTTATTGACGCTTGGTATAGCGCTCATGGTATCACGCTTAAAGACGGCCTTAAGCGTCAACTGGCAATGCATCATGCTTTCGAATGCATGGGCGAACCACTAGCCAGAGATTTCGATGCGCAGATGTTTTCTCGCTACAGAGAGAAAAGACTCAAAGGGGAATATGCCCGTTCTAATCGAGTTAAAGAAGTTTCACCCCGCACGCTTAACCTTGAACTGGCTTACTTTCGCGCAGTATTCAATGAGCTGAATCGCCTTGGTGAATGGAAAGGGGAAAACCCCTTAAAAAATATGCGCCCTTTCCGTACTGAAGAAATGGAAATGGCATGGCTTACCCACGAACAGATTACGTTACTTCTAGCTGAATGCAAACGCCATGATCACATGGACTTGGAAGCTGTTGTCAGAATATGCCTTACCACAGGTGCGAGATGGTCAGAGGCGGAAGGACTGCGTAAAAGCCAGCTCGCAAAATACAAAATTACCTATACGAATACAAAAGGCAGAAAAAACAGAACGATACCCATCAGCAAAGAGCTTTATGATTCTCTTCCAAATGATAAAAAAGGTAGGCTCTTTACCGATTGTTATGGCGCATTCCGTTCTGCCTTAGAAAGAACCGATATCGAATTACCCGCAGGCCAATTGACCCATGTTCTAAGGCATACTTTTGCCAGTCACTTTATGATGAACGGTGGAAACATACTCGTGTTACAACGTGTACTCGGCCACACTGACATAAAAATGACAATGCGATATGCACACTTTGCACCCGACCATTTAGAGGATGCAGTCAGGTTAAATCCACTGGCGACAAGTGGCGATAGAGTGGCGGTAGAGATGGCATATATTGGCAATTAAATTGCAAACAATGGCAATGTATGTCAATGATAAATAAAGTAACTTATTGATTCTTGGTTATCCTTATAGGTTCTCATAATCGCTTGGTCGCTGGTTCAAGTCCAGCAGGGGCCACCAGAATTATCAAGGGGTTGCATCAAAAGTGCGACCCCTTATTTTTTTCTAGGATACCTTCTGCTTCCCTAATCGCCACTTGAATCCTCCTAATGCCGGATTCAAGCATGAACCTGATTAATAACCAAAGTTATCATTAATAAGCTCTTTATCACCCATATTACAAAATGTATATTCAGGCGATAAATAACTGCGGAAATTAATATTACCCGCCTAATTTCAAATCAGCAGAATAAATGGCTTTCGTCTTGCGAGCTGCAATTTGCAGTTTATAAGGTATAGCAGTATTGTAAGAATTTATTTAAACTATTTTGCGTAACATCACTATCTTACAATCTATCTCGTTTCATCTAATAAGAGAAAAATAATGAAAACTTCACATAAGCTATTAATCAGTCTGGCTTGCGTTGTCACGCTCGCGGGTTGTGCCCGTAACGTCCCCATATTAACTCCCCAAACCACTATCATGACCCAAAACTCCCTACCTTCCGTGAAAAAAGCGATTTTGGAAGCGGGTAAGAAACGCAAATGGATAATGGCAGAAGTCTCTCCCGGCGTTATTGATGGCTTCCTGAAAAATCGGGAACATGACGTCAAAATACGTATCAACTATACCGCCAAGACCTACTCTATCAATTATGTCAACAGCCATAACCTAAGAGAAAATAACGGAAAAATTCACCGCAACTATAACCGTTGGGTCAATAACTTGGATAGAGATATTCAATTAAATTTGGCCCTGCTGGCTAATCAATAAACATCCATGTTAAAGCCTATCCCGATAAATAAAACATCCTGACGTGGCGGGATAGGCTTTAGTTTGTCAATATACTTTCTGGCTATATGCTACCTATCGGATATATGGATATATGACCTCACCCTATAATTATGACAAAGATGAACTCAGTGCACTTGAGGCGATTACAGAAGCCCAACGCATTGCTTTCGCCCCTATGCTATTTCAAACTGCACTTGGACTGCGCGATTGCGGGATTTTATCTTTCTTGGATAAAAACCCTAAAAATGGGGCAACTAAAGATGAGATTTGCAGAAATTCCGCGTTAGACAGCTACGGTGTAGGTATTTTGCTGGATATGGGATTAAGTGGCAGAATTATTATTAAACAAGATGACCATTATTTCATCAGCAAGATTGGGCATTATTTACTACATGACAAGATGACCCGCGTCAATATGGATTTCACTCAAGACGTTTGTTATCAAGGGCTATTTTACCTGAAAGAATCTCTTCTGAAAAATAAGCCTGCCGGATTAAAAGTGTTCGGTGAATGGCCAACGATTTATCCTGCCCTAAGTCAATTACCCGAACCTGCAAAAACAAGTTGGTTTTCATTTGATCATTTTTATTCTGATGTCGCCTTTAGTGCAGCGTTGAAAACGGTTTTTTCCATGAATCCTAAGGTGATTTATGATGTCGGTGGCAATACAGGAAAATGGGCATTGCGCTGCTGCCAATATGACAGTAAAGTCAGCGTCACTATTCTGGATTTACCCCAGCAAATAAAATTGGCTGAAGAAAATATACGCAGCCAAGGTATGGCTGATCGTATTTTTGGCTATCCTGTTGATATGCTGTCGGATAACAACTTACCCACAGAAGCAGATATCTGGTGGATGAGCCAATTCTTGGATTGTTTTTCCGAAGATCAAATTATAGGCATTTTACGCAAGATCTCCGCAGCGATGAAACCTGATGCACGAATTTGCATCATGGAACTGTTTTGGGATTGCCAGCCTTTTGAAGCAGCAGCTTATAGCCTCAATGCGACCTCGCTTTATTTTACTTGTATGGCAAATGGTAATAGTCGTTTTTACAGCATTGATGATTTTACCCAATTCCTTAATAAAGCCGGGTTGGTAATAGAAAACCAAATTGATCAGTTAGGGCTGGGTCATACATTACTGATCTGCAAGAAGCAGTAACGAACGGTATTTCATGAAATTGACATTGGATATTACAGACTGGCAAGCCATCGCCCCGGGGCTTTCTCTTACTGAGGAGTGGAAAGCATGGTCTGCGACATTACCCGCCGCTATTGATAAATCACGGCCATTAGAAAAGTGTACCCAATTACCGATGATGACAGCCCGCCGCTTAAGCTCCGGCAGTCGTCTTGCCGTGGACTGTGGCTTAAGCCTCCTGCGTCGCCATCAAGTCGATGCCATTGTCTATACCAGTCGTCATGGCGAGTTGGAGCGCAATTACCAGATATTGCAAAACTTGGCGCAACAAGAGAGTATTTCGCCAACCAATTTTGCCATGTCAGTTCATAATTCCTCTGTCGGAAATTTAACCATTGTCGCTAAAGCACCCTTGGTTTCCTCTTCCGTTTCGGCAGGTATTGACAGTTTTCAGCAAGGGTTGTTTGAAGCCTTAACATTGATCCATGCGGGTCATCGTAAGGTCTTATTCGTCGATTTTGAGGGTGAGATCCCCGGCTTTTATCACAATGTCATCGATGCCAAGACCCCAACCTATCCATTTGCGGTCGCTCTGCTGCTGGAACAAGGCGCTGGTTTGAGCTGTACCAAGCAGTCTTCCATGGAAACAGAACCCAGCCTTCCTCAAAGCCTCCAGTTTCTTCATGGCTGGTTACGAGGTGAACAACATTTCGTTGTCTCAGGGGATCATTGTCAGTGGAATTGGAGCCGATAAGATGATGAAAAGGATTTCAGCCAATATTACTGGGCGCATTAACTGGTTCTGGCGTCTGCTCATGACCGGATTTTGTTTTGCCCTGTTTGGTATAGGTGGGTTACTACTCTCCCTGATTTGGTTTAATTTATTGCTGATTTTTCAACGCAATGAAGACAAGCGTTGCCATCTTGCACGTCATAGCATTTCATTCAGTTTTCGTCTGTTCCTTTTTCTGACCCGAAAATTAGGTGTACTGGATTACCATTTCAGGGGATTGGATAAACTCCGTGTGGATAAAGGTTGTTTGATTGTTGCTAATCACCCAACCTTGCTGGATTACGTTATTCTGGCCTCGAAACTGCCCGATGTGGATTGCATCGTAAAAGCAGCATTGCTGCGTAACCCTTTTGTCAGCGGCGCAATCCGTTCAGCACGTTACCTGATCAACCGTGATGCAGAAACTTTGCTCCCTGTCTGCCGCGATCGACTGGTTTCCGGTCACAATATCCTGATTTTTCCAGAAGGCACGCGCACAACGCCCGGCCATCCCATTTCACTTCAACGAGGTGCCGCCAATATCGCCGTGCGATGTGAGTGCGATTTACGGATCATCCATATTACTTGCAGCCAAAAGATGCTGGATAAAAAAAGCAAGTGGTATCAAATCCCACCGAAAAAACCCGTTTATACGATTACTATTGGTGATCAACTCACCAATGCAGATTTTGCGGTTGATACAGAAAACGGGCACGCCGTCGCTGCCCGCCAACTCAATCGCCAGCTTACTCAATTACTAACACCGTCAAACTAATAGATATCGGATACGATGATGCAAGAGTTATATATTGAAATAAAACGATTGATTATAGACACCCTGAATCTGGAAGATCTTACCCCTGCGGAGATTGAGACCGATGCCCCCCTGTTTGGTGACGGCTTAGGCTTAGATTCAATCGATGCTCTGGAGCTGGGGCTGGCAGTAAAAAATTGCTATGGCATCGTACTCTCCTCTGAAAGCGAAGAGATGCGTCAACACTTCACTTCTGTCGCTACACTGGCCGCTTACATCCAATCACAGAAAGCATAAGAGCAGGTGCCATCATGGAAAAACAAAAGATTTTTCAGGAAGTTTCTCAGTTATTGGTTCAGTTATTTGAACTGTCTGCCGAAGATATTACGCCTGAATCACGACTCTATGAAGATCTGGAACTCGACAGTATTGATGCCGTTGATATGGTTGTCCACTTACAGAAGAAAACCGGACGCAAAATCAAACCGGAAGCATTCAAGTCTGTCCGTACCGTACAGGATGTCGTGGATGCGGTAGAACAGTTGTTGAAAGAACAATAATCAGCCATAAACCATCAGCAAAACAAACAGCAAACATTTGGGTAGTTAATTGAAGTTATTGATTTTATTGCTCCGCATTGCCAATACCGTCATGTTAATCGCCTGGCCTTTCTTGGTCTTCGCGATGGTTAACTACGGTCAATTTCATGCCATGTTAATTGTCATTATTCTGTTTTTTGTTTTGCGACTATGGTTAAGCAAACATCAGACTCACAATCAGCCGAAAACCGGCTGGATATTGCCCATAGCAGGGATAATCTTGGGGCTGGCCAGTTTATTCCTGCGCAATCATCAACTTCTTATGTACTATCCCGTGGTTGTGAATGCTGTTCTGCTGATCCTGTTTAGCAGCTCTTTGCGTTATGGGCCACCTGTCATTGAAAGGATGGCGCGGATCAAAGAGCCTGATTTACCCCCAGAAGGCGTTATCTATACACGTAAAGTGACTTACCTCTGGTGCCTGTTCTTTATGTTCAATGGCACAGTCGCACTTGGAACTTGCCTGTATAGCGATATGACGTTGTGGACGTTGTGGAACGGAATAGTGAGTTACCTATTAATTGGGTTGCTCATTTCCATTGAATGGCTGGTACGCCAACGGGTAAAAAAATGATAAAAGCACGATCAATCTCCCAATGGCTATCGGAAGACAATTGCCCCAACAGGCGAGTCAGTTGGGGGGATCATACGATCGATCATACTGTCAGCCTGAATAAACTTCGGCAGGATGTCACCGCGTTATATCTACGCCTGCAAAACCTGCACGCAGCTTCCCGCTGGGCACTGTGTTTTAATGACAGCTATGACTTCTGTGTCGCACTGCTGGCAACATTACATGCGGGTAAGATCCCGGTGATTCCGGGTCATTGCCGCGAAGCGCAATTGCAGGAACAACAACCCCTGTTTGACGGTGTATTGACGGATCTGCCGCTGACCTTGTCCTGCCCTTGCTGGCAGATTACCCCCCCTAATCCAGAGATGGGTGCGACAGACAAAACTGCACTTAATATCACATTGCCAGCCATTCCGCCTGATGCCACTTTAGTGATGTTCACGTCAGGTTCAACCGGTGTTCCTCAACAAGTCCTTAAATCCGTGGCAGTCATGGATCTTGAATCCCAATGGCTGGCTGCTCTGTGGGGCGATAAGCTGCAATCCTGCGTGATCAGATCCTCGGTCAGCCACCAGCATTTGTATGGTTTGACTTTCCGCATCTGGTTGCCCATGTCACTGGGGTTACCATTTGATCGCAAAATGGTGGAATTTCCCGAACAACTAACCCATAGCCCGCGCTGTGCCCTGATCAGTAGCCCCGCCTTTCTGCAACGGCTTGATGATAAACTTCCCGCCCCGGATTGCCCTTTTGTCGTCTCTGCGGGTGGGCCTTTGCATTTTGCCTATGCACAACGGGCAACGCGGTGGCTCAATACGCCTCCTCATGAAATTTATGGCTGTACCGAAACGGGCATCATGGCCTGGCGAAGCCGTAAAACGGACAACGCAATCTGGACGACATTTGCAGGTGTTTCATTTCAGGAGGATGCCCAAAAGCGTGTACGTGTTTCTTCGCCTCTACTGCCTGATCCCGCTGGCCTGACGCTGGACGATCAGTTGGTCTTCGATGACCAAGGGAATTTTGCCTTATTGGGGCGTCGGGACCGTCTGGTGAAAATTGAAGAAAAGCGCATCTCCCTGTCAGAAATCGAACGCCGTCTGTGTGAAATTTCTGGGATCACGGATGCGGCTGTATTGCCCATTAATCGGGGTAAACGCAATCACATTGGGGCGGTCGTCGTGTTAGAGCATGAAACCTACCAACATTATCAGCAGCAAGGCATTCGCGAGCTGGCAAAAGCGTGGCGTCACCAGTTAAAGCCTTGGCTGGAACCTGTCGCATTACCGCGTTATTGGCGAGTCGTCGAAACCATTCCCTTGAATGCCCAAAGCAAGCGCTCATGGCCTGCATTACAGGAGCTATTTAATGAAACCCATTGAAATTCACCGCGAGCAACCTGCTCAACATGAAGCCATGATACAACTGTATTTAGACCCCACTTTGGATTGGTTCCGGGGACATTTTCCCGTGCAACCCCTTCTGCCGGGCGTGGCTCAAATCGATTGGGTCATGCACTATGCCCAAACCTTGCTGGCACCGGGCTGGTCTTTTTCTTCGATTGAAATGGTGAAATTCCAGTTTCCCCTGCAACCCGGTAACACACTGTTGTTGAAAATCAACTGGGATGAAAAAAAACACCTGCTGACCTTCCGTTATGATCTGGATACCCACAACGGCAGCGAAGGCCAGACTGCCAGCCAAGGAAAGATAAAGTTATGTCGTTGAGCGTGAATACGATGACGCCCTGCGTGGTGATCCCTTGTTATAACCACGGCAAAACCCTGCCTGCGGTACTGGAAAGATTATCCCCTTATCATCTCCACTGTTTTATCGTGGATGATGGCAGTGAGCCTGAAACGCAGCATTGCCTTGAAGGTTTGGCGAAATCCACGCCGAATGTCACGCTTATCCGCCTTGAACACAATCAGGGCAAAGGCGGAGCTGTCATGGCAGGCATGCGGGCAGCCGCAGATTCAGGGTATAGCCATGCTTTACAAGTTGATGCCGATGGTCAGCACTGTCTTGAAGATATTCCCCTGTTTTTGGCAAAGGCGCGGCAGTACCCCAATCACTTAATTTCCGGCCGCCCACAATATGATGTTTCCGTGCCAAAATCCCGCCTGTATGGACGCTATATCACCCATTTCTGGGTTTGGGTGGAAACACTGTCTTTATCTATCAAAGACAGTATGTGTGGTTTTCGGGTTTATCCATTGGCACCGACGCTGCAACTGTTGGCGAACAAAGAAGTTGGCCGTCGCATGGATTTTGATATCGAAATCATGGTGCGGCTCTATTGGCAGGGAACAGAAAGTCAATTTGTGCCGACAAAAGTCACTTATCCTGAAAATGGCCTGTCTCATTTCGATGCCTTGAGGGATAACCTCAGTATCTCATGGATGCACACCCGCCTGTTTTTCGGCATGTTACCGCGCATTCCTTCGCTATTATGGCGTAAACAGTTATGGCGTAAGCACCGTCATTGGTCAGATATTCAAGAACGCAAGGGGTTGCTTGGCATGAAGTTCATGCTGGCCGTTTACCGAGGGTTCGGACGCAAGCCCTTTGAGTGTCTGCTTTACCCGGTTGTTGGCTATTTCTGGGCAACGGGTGGATCGCAGCGGCAGGCATCGCGCCAATACCTTGAGCGACTGAAACAAACCTTGCAACACAAGGGCATCGCTATGCCAAAACACCTTAATAGTTACCGCCACTATCTGCGTTTTGGCAGAGCCATGCTGGATAAAATCGCAAGCTGGCGGGGTGACCTAAAATGGGGCAAAGATATTGCGTTTGCGCAGGGAGCAGAACAGACGCTTTTAGATGGCGATGCCAGCGGGAAACTGTTGTTGGTTTCACATTTGGGGGATATTGAAGTCTGCCGGGCACTGGCTCAACGAGCGGGTAAACAGACGATCAATGCACTGGTTTTTACTGAACATGCTCAACGGTTCAAACAGATCATTGAAGAAGTCTCACCACAGGCGGGGATCAATTTATTGCCGGTAACGGATGTCGGGGCTGATACCGCCATCCTGTTGAAAGAAAAAATTGATGCCGGCGAATGGGTAGCCATTGTCGGTGATCGGGTTGCCGTTAATCTTTCGCGAGCCAACACCCAGCGCGTGGTATGGAGTCAATTTCTCGGTCATCCGGCTCCCTTTCCGCAAGGGCCGTTTATCCTCGCTTCGGTGTTGCGCTGCCCGGTGCTGTTGATGTTCGCTCTCCGGCAAAATAACCAATTCAAAATTTATTGTGAGCACTTTGCCAATCCGCTGGAACTGCCACGTCAACAAAGAGAACAGGCGTTGCAGCAAGCGGTGGATCGCTACGCTTCCCGATTGGAACATTATGCCCTGCAATCCCCGCTTGATTGGTTTAATTTTTTCGACTTTTGGCAATTGCCATCTGCCCGGACAAATAAGGAATAAAAAAATGCTGACTGATCCTCGTTTTACTGCTGAGGTTGAACTAACGGTGCCATTTCATGATGCTGATCCCATGGGCGTGGTGTGGCATGGAAATTACTTCCGCTATTTCGAAATTGCCCGCGAGGCCCTGATGAACCAAATCCATTATGGTTATCGGGAAATGCGTGAATCCGGCTATGTTTGGCCTGTCGTTGACGCCAAAATCAAATACCGAGCCTCCGTGTCCTTTGAACAAAAAATACGTGTCAGGGCCACCATCGAAGAGTTTGAGAATCGCCTGAAAATCGCTTATCAGGTTTTTGATGCCGCCAGCGGAGAGAAAACCACCACAGGCTATACCATTCAGGTCGCCGTTTCTCAAGCAACACGGGAAATGAGCTTTGTCAGCCCGGATATTCTGTTTGAACGCATGGGGGTCAAGCCGTGAAAAAATGGCGCGGGATACTGCTGTTTCTGACAACCAGTTTGCTGACACTCAATAACGTGGCACAGGCCATTACCCTTGATGAATTGCAACAACGGTTCGCTCACCAGCCCGTCGTAAGAGCGCACTTCACCCAAGTGCGACAAATCCAAGGCATGCCTCAACCCCTGTCTTCCAGCGGTGAAATGCTGGTTTCACACTATAAAGGGCTATGGTGGCATCAGCAAAAACCGTTTCCACTGACACTGGTGCTGGATGATAACCGTATGGTGCAAGTGATGGCGGGGCAAACACCCCAAGTGATCACCGCCGATTCCAATCCACAACTGTTTCAGTTCAACCATTTGATGCGGGCGCTGTTTCAGGCCGATCGTGCGGTACTGGAAGAAAATTTCAACATCGAGTTCAATGACCTTGGGCAGGGAAAATGGCGCTTGGTACTGACACCCAAAACCTCGCCTTTGGATAAACTGTTCACGGCGATTACGCTGAACGGTCAGGCTAACCTTGATGCTATTTTACTGACGGATCGCCAAGGTGATCGTACCGAGCTTGCTTTTACCCGACACCAATTAACACCAGAGACGCTGAGCCATGAAGAAGAGCAACGCTTCACATTCTGAGCCACGTCTGCTGGCACGATTCTGGCTGCTAATATGCGCTATCTTGATGGTATTAATGGCCGTCCTGTTGCCCCAATCCCGTCTTTCCACCAGTGTACTGGCATTATTACCGGCACAAAGTGCGGGAAACATGCCACCCGCCTTGCAAGAAGAGTTTATGCAACGTCTTGATCGCCAACTGGTGTGGATGGTGAGTCCGGGGAAAAAAGAGGATAGCGCGCCCGCCCAATATTGGCTGGCACAGTTGCAAAAAGCACCGTTTCTGACCCATGTCAAAGGGCCAATGACGGCAGAACAGCAACAGGCATGGGGGCGTTTTTACTATGAACACCGTAATGCGATGCTCGATCCTGCTACCCGTGCCAGACTGGCAGATGACGGCAATCAGCAAGCAAACTGGGTTTTGTCTCAGGTTTATTCTGCATTTTCCGGCGTCAGCGGGCAGGAGCTGAATAACGATCCCTTGATGCTGGTCAGAGGCTCACAACTGGCACTGCAACAGACATCCAGCCAATTGCGGCTCCAGAACGGCTGGTTAGTGGCCAAAGATCAAGCCGGAAGAAGCTGGTATTTACTTCACGGGGAGTTAAAAAGCGCTTCCTTTGATATGCAGCAGGGGCATCATGCTGTCACTGAATTGGGTCAGTTGCAGCAAGCGCTGAAAGCTCAATTTCCTGACGCCGAAGTGATTTCACGGGGAACCCTGTTTTACAGTGATTACGCGACCCAGCAGGCAAAACACGATATTTCAACCTTGGGCAGCGCCACCGTGCTGGGTGTCTTACTACTTATCTACGGGGTTTTTCGCTCCCTGAAACCATTGTTGCTGTGTGTGCTATCCATCAGTATTGGCGCGCTGGCAGGAACGGTAGTGACGTTGGGGATCTTTGGCGAACTTCATTTTATGACGCTGGTGATGAGCCTTAGTATCATCGGCATTTCTGCGGACTACGCCATTTACTATCTCACCGAACGCATGGTACATGGTCAGGAAGTGACGCCGTGGCAAAGTATGCGGAAGGTTTTGCCAGCCTTATTGATGGCATTGGCAACCACGGTTATTGCCTATCTCATCATGATGTTTGCCCCCTTCCCCGGCTTACGCCAGTTGGCGGTGTTCGCGGCGGCGGGTTTGACCGCTTCCTGCCTGACCGTCGTCTGTTGGTATCCCCGGTTGGCTAAAACCCTGCCAGTGCGCCCTGTCCCCGCCATGATCATATTACTGCGTTGGCTGGCGTTATGGCGGCACAATCGGCGGTTTTATATCGGCCTGCCTGCCGTACTGGCGATTTTTGCACTACTGGGCATGTTCCGTTTGCAAGTCAATGATGACATTGCCCAATTACAGGCGCTGCCACAGGATATCCATCAACAGGAAAAACGCATTGCTGCACTCACCGGACAACGAAGCGATCAAAAATGGTTCGTTATTTACGGTGATGACGCAGAAAAAACGTTGCAACGACTGGAATCCTTTATCCCTGAATTAGAGGCAGAAAAACAGCAAGGTAATCTCAGTCATTACCAACGATTCCCGCTCTCCTCTGTTGTTCAGCAACACAGAGATCTTGAGCTGATCAAAGCCGCTACCCCCAATATCATGGCTCGCCTGACAGAAGCCGGGCTGGCAATCAAACCGCCGGATCTCCACCCCATGACCGTCACGCCAAATGACTGGCTCAACAGTGTGGTCAGTGAAGGCTGGCGTCTGATGTGGATAACCCTGCCAAATGGTCACAGTGGCGTCCTGCTGCCTGTCAACGGCGTTAAAGACAGCGTTTTGATGCGCCAGTTGGCAGAAAAACAGCAAGGCGTCAGTTGGGTTGATCGCAAGCTGGCTTTCGATGAGATGTTTCAATTTTACCGAACCCTGCTTGGCGGGTTGCTGGCAGCTTCTATTGTACTGATCGCCATAAGTTATCTGGTACGGCTCGGCTTGCGTCGCGGAACCATCAGTTTATTGCCGTCCCTGCTATCCCTTGGCTGTGGGATGGCGGTGCTCGGTTTCAGTGGTCATAGCCTGAACTTATTTTCCATATTGGCTCTGGTGCTGGTGCTTGGCATTGGCATCAACTACAGCCTGTTTTTCAGCAATCCCCGTGGTACGCCGCTGACCTCACTCTTGGCGATCAGCGTGGCAATGTGTACCTCATTGCTCACACTGGGCATGTTGATATTCAGTAGCACCCAAGCCATCAGTAGCTTTGGCATCGTGTTATGCAGCGGGATCTTGACCGCTTTCCTGCTATCCCCACTGGCCATGCCTGAGCGCCAAAAAAGGAAAAAGCAATCATGATACGGTTATTCATCCTGTCCCTGACCTGCCTGCTGGCAGCGTGTACGAACTCTCCGCAAGATGGCAGCCCCAGTGCGTGGCTGAAACCGGGTGTACGGGTTTCATTGCCGGAACCGACAATAACGCCGGTGATTAATGAACAGCAACTGTTAACCGCTACCGTAAAAGGCAAACAACAATCGTTGATTGTGCTGCTCAACGCCAATGAACAACACCTGTCGCTGGCCGGACTCTCTTCACTGGGTATCCGGTTGTTCAAATTGGATTACGACAAACAGGGTATTCATACCGAACAGTCCCTTGTCTTGCCGGAACTTCCTCCCGCCAATCAAGTTTTGGCCGATATTATGCTCAGTTATTGGCCTGTTTCTGCCTGGCAGAACCGGCTACCCGATGGCTGGACACTTAAGGACAGTGATAACCTGCGCCAGCTACATGACAAAAAAGGGAAATTAATCACAGAGATTCATTATGATGCCCCAAATGGCAAACGACGTCCGATTCACGTCCGGCAGTTCATTTTTGGTTATGACATCGCCATTCAGCATTTGGAAGAGTAAAACATGATTTATATTTCTGCCGTAGGTATGCTCAATGCCTTGGGCGATAACGTGGATGACATTGCGCAGAATCTCGTGCTCGGTCAAGCCCCCGGCATGTATGAGCGCTCTGGCTGGTTACAACCTGGCAAAACCTGCTGTCTGGGAGGCGTTGACGCTGAATTGCCCGCCATGCCTGACATGCTGTCTGAACACAACAGCCGCAATAATCGGTTGTTACTGGCTGCCTTGATGCAAATAAAGCCACAAGTGGACGAAGCCATCGCCCGTCATGGTCGGGAGCGCATCGCCGTGATCATGGGCACCAGTACATCTGGCCTTGATGAGGGTGATCAGCATGT
This genomic interval from Xenorhabdus doucetiae contains the following:
- a CDS encoding phosphopantetheine-binding protein; the protein is MQELYIEIKRLIIDTLNLEDLTPAEIETDAPLFGDGLGLDSIDALELGLAVKNCYGIVLSSESEEMRQHFTSVATLAAYIQSQKA
- a CDS encoding methyltransferase, with protein sequence MTSPYNYDKDELSALEAITEAQRIAFAPMLFQTALGLRDCGILSFLDKNPKNGATKDEICRNSALDSYGVGILLDMGLSGRIIIKQDDHYFISKIGHYLLHDKMTRVNMDFTQDVCYQGLFYLKESLLKNKPAGLKVFGEWPTIYPALSQLPEPAKTSWFSFDHFYSDVAFSAALKTVFSMNPKVIYDVGGNTGKWALRCCQYDSKVSVTILDLPQQIKLAEENIRSQGMADRIFGYPVDMLSDNNLPTEADIWWMSQFLDCFSEDQIIGILRKISAAMKPDARICIMELFWDCQPFEAAAYSLNATSLYFTCMANGNSRFYSIDDFTQFLNKAGLVIENQIDQLGLGHTLLICKKQ
- a CDS encoding phage integrase, coding for MTVRKNPAGGWICELYPNGAKGKRIRKKFATKGEALAFEQYTIQNPWQEEKEDRRTLKELIDAWYSAHGITLKDGLKRQLAMHHAFECMGEPLARDFDAQMFSRYREKRLKGEYARSNRVKEVSPRTLNLELAYFRAVFNELNRLGEWKGENPLKNMRPFRTEEMEMAWLTHEQITLLLAECKRHDHMDLEAVVRICLTTGARWSEAEGLRKSQLAKYKITYTNTKGRKNRTIPISKELYDSLPNDKKGRLFTDCYGAFRSALERTDIELPAGQLTHVLRHTFASHFMMNGGNILVLQRVLGHTDIKMTMRYAHFAPDHLEDAVRLNPLATSGDRVAVEMAYIGN
- a CDS encoding acyl carrier protein, encoding MEKQKIFQEVSQLLVQLFELSAEDITPESRLYEDLELDSIDAVDMVVHLQKKTGRKIKPEAFKSVRTVQDVVDAVEQLLKEQ
- a CDS encoding beta-ketoacyl synthase chain length factor — protein: MKLTLDITDWQAIAPGLSLTEEWKAWSATLPAAIDKSRPLEKCTQLPMMTARRLSSGSRLAVDCGLSLLRRHQVDAIVYTSRHGELERNYQILQNLAQQESISPTNFAMSVHNSSVGNLTIVAKAPLVSSSVSAGIDSFQQGLFEALTLIHAGHRKVLFVDFEGEIPGFYHNVIDAKTPTYPFAVALLLEQGAGLSCTKQSSMETEPSLPQSLQFLHGWLRGEQHFVVSGDHCQWNWSR
- a CDS encoding AMP-binding protein produces the protein MIKARSISQWLSEDNCPNRRVSWGDHTIDHTVSLNKLRQDVTALYLRLQNLHAASRWALCFNDSYDFCVALLATLHAGKIPVIPGHCREAQLQEQQPLFDGVLTDLPLTLSCPCWQITPPNPEMGATDKTALNITLPAIPPDATLVMFTSGSTGVPQQVLKSVAVMDLESQWLAALWGDKLQSCVIRSSVSHQHLYGLTFRIWLPMSLGLPFDRKMVEFPEQLTHSPRCALISSPAFLQRLDDKLPAPDCPFVVSAGGPLHFAYAQRATRWLNTPPHEIYGCTETGIMAWRSRKTDNAIWTTFAGVSFQEDAQKRVRVSSPLLPDPAGLTLDDQLVFDDQGNFALLGRRDRLVKIEEKRISLSEIERRLCEISGITDAAVLPINRGKRNHIGAVVVLEHETYQHYQQQGIRELAKAWRHQLKPWLEPVALPRYWRVVETIPLNAQSKRSWPALQELFNETH
- a CDS encoding ApeI family dehydratase; translated protein: MKPIEIHREQPAQHEAMIQLYLDPTLDWFRGHFPVQPLLPGVAQIDWVMHYAQTLLAPGWSFSSIEMVKFQFPLQPGNTLLLKINWDEKKHLLTFRYDLDTHNGSEGQTASQGKIKLCR
- a CDS encoding 1-acyl-sn-glycerol-3-phosphate acyltransferase → MMKRISANITGRINWFWRLLMTGFCFALFGIGGLLLSLIWFNLLLIFQRNEDKRCHLARHSISFSFRLFLFLTRKLGVLDYHFRGLDKLRVDKGCLIVANHPTLLDYVILASKLPDVDCIVKAALLRNPFVSGAIRSARYLINRDAETLLPVCRDRLVSGHNILIFPEGTRTTPGHPISLQRGAANIAVRCECDLRIIHITCSQKMLDKKSKWYQIPPKKPVYTITIGDQLTNADFAVDTENGHAVAARQLNRQLTQLLTPSN
- a CDS encoding COG4648 family protein, producing the protein MKLLILLLRIANTVMLIAWPFLVFAMVNYGQFHAMLIVIILFFVLRLWLSKHQTHNQPKTGWILPIAGIILGLASLFLRNHQLLMYYPVVVNAVLLILFSSSLRYGPPVIERMARIKEPDLPPEGVIYTRKVTYLWCLFFMFNGTVALGTCLYSDMTLWTLWNGIVSYLLIGLLISIEWLVRQRVKK